The following proteins are co-located in the Prionailurus viverrinus isolate Anna chromosome A1, UM_Priviv_1.0, whole genome shotgun sequence genome:
- the NAXD gene encoding ATP-dependent (S)-NAD(P)H-hydrate dehydratase isoform X2 has product MAVGRVWVAARVCRRVLRRAFSLHKPHSITEMENTLQLVRNIIPPLTTKKHKGQDGRIGIVGGCQEYTGAPYFAAISALKVGADLSHVFCTREAAPVIKSYSPELIVHPVLDSPSAVRDVETWLPRLHALVVGPGLGRDNVLLENVKGILEASKARDVPIIIDADGLWLIAQHPALIHGYRKAVLTPNHGEFTRLSDAVLRDLVDGSDHREAVRRLSQALGNVTVVRKGERDVMSDGEHVLECAHEGSSRRCGGQGDLLSGALGVLVHWALHAGPEKTNGSSPLLLAALGACSLTRQCGHQAFQKHGRSTTTTDMIAEVGPAFRRLFET; this is encoded by the exons ATGGCCGTGGGTCGCGTCTGGGTGGCTGCCCGGGTCTGCCGGCGAG ttttaagaaGAGCATTTTCATTGCATAAACCACATTCAATAACGGAGATGGAAAATACTTTACAGCTGGTGAGGAATATCATCCCTCCTCTAACCACCAAGAAGCACAAAGGTCAGGACGGAAGAATAGGTATAGTCGGAGGCTGCCAGGA GTACACGGGAGCCCCCTACTTCGCAGCAATTTCCGCTCTCAAAGTG GGTGCAGATCTATCGCACGTGTTCTGCACGCGGGAGGCTGCACCCGTGATCAAGTCGTACAGCCCGGAGCTGATCGTTCACCCCGTTCT CGACAGCCCCAGTGCCGTGCGGGACGTGGAGACATGGTTGCCCCGACTGCACGCCCTGGTGGTAGGACCCGGCCTGGGCAGAGACAACGTTCTTCTCGAAAACGTTAAG GGCATTTTAGAAGCATCCAAGGCCAGGGATGTCCCCATCATCATCGATGCG GACGGGCTGTGGCTCATTGCTCAGCACCCGGCCCTCATCCACGGCTACCGGAAGGCCGTTCTCACTCCCAACCACGGGGAATTCACCAGACTCTCTGACGCCGTG CTTAGGGACCTTGTGGACGGCAGTGATCATCGTGAAGCCGTACGGAGACtcagccaggccctggggaacgTGACCGTGGTCCGGAAAGGGGAGCGGGACGTGATGTCTGACGGTGAACACG TGCTCGAGTGTGCCCACGAAGGCAGCAGCCGCAGGTGTGGCGGCCAGGGAGACCTGCTGTCGGGCGCCCTGGGTGTCCTGGTGCACTGGGCGCTACACGCCGGCCCTGAGAAGACAAACGG GTCCAGCCCTCTGCTCCTGGCCGCCCTGGGCGCATGCTCTCTCACACGCCAGTGCGGCCACCAGGCTTTCCAGAAGCACGGCcgctccaccaccaccaccgacATGATCGCGGAGGTCGGGCCTGCGTTCCGCAGACTCTTCGAAACCTGA
- the NAXD gene encoding ATP-dependent (S)-NAD(P)H-hydrate dehydratase isoform X3: protein MATRAGAGAVVAGAAVVALLSAALALCGPPLDAVLRRAFSLHKPHSITEMENTLQLVRNIIPPLTTKKHKGQDGRIGIVGGCQEYTGAPYFAAISALKVGILEASKARDVPIIIDADGLWLIAQHPALIHGYRKAVLTPNHGEFTRLSDAVLRDLVDGSDHREAVRRLSQALGNVTVVRKGERDVMSDGEHVLECAHEGSSRRCGGQGDLLSGALGVLVHWALHAGPEKTNGSSPLLLAALGACSLTRQCGHQAFQKHGRSTTTTDMIAEVGPAFRRLFET, encoded by the exons ATGGCCACTcgggcgggggccggggctgTGGTCGCCGGCGCGGCCGTGGTCGCGTTGCTGTCGGCCGCGCTCGCGCTCTGCGGGCCGCCGCTGGACGCAG ttttaagaaGAGCATTTTCATTGCATAAACCACATTCAATAACGGAGATGGAAAATACTTTACAGCTGGTGAGGAATATCATCCCTCCTCTAACCACCAAGAAGCACAAAGGTCAGGACGGAAGAATAGGTATAGTCGGAGGCTGCCAGGA GTACACGGGAGCCCCCTACTTCGCAGCAATTTCCGCTCTCAAAGTG GGCATTTTAGAAGCATCCAAGGCCAGGGATGTCCCCATCATCATCGATGCG GACGGGCTGTGGCTCATTGCTCAGCACCCGGCCCTCATCCACGGCTACCGGAAGGCCGTTCTCACTCCCAACCACGGGGAATTCACCAGACTCTCTGACGCCGTG CTTAGGGACCTTGTGGACGGCAGTGATCATCGTGAAGCCGTACGGAGACtcagccaggccctggggaacgTGACCGTGGTCCGGAAAGGGGAGCGGGACGTGATGTCTGACGGTGAACACG TGCTCGAGTGTGCCCACGAAGGCAGCAGCCGCAGGTGTGGCGGCCAGGGAGACCTGCTGTCGGGCGCCCTGGGTGTCCTGGTGCACTGGGCGCTACACGCCGGCCCTGAGAAGACAAACGG GTCCAGCCCTCTGCTCCTGGCCGCCCTGGGCGCATGCTCTCTCACACGCCAGTGCGGCCACCAGGCTTTCCAGAAGCACGGCcgctccaccaccaccaccgacATGATCGCGGAGGTCGGGCCTGCGTTCCGCAGACTCTTCGAAACCTGA
- the NAXD gene encoding ATP-dependent (S)-NAD(P)H-hydrate dehydratase isoform X1, protein MATRAGAGAVVAGAAVVALLSAALALCGPPLDAVLRRAFSLHKPHSITEMENTLQLVRNIIPPLTTKKHKGQDGRIGIVGGCQEYTGAPYFAAISALKVGADLSHVFCTREAAPVIKSYSPELIVHPVLDSPSAVRDVETWLPRLHALVVGPGLGRDNVLLENVKGILEASKARDVPIIIDADGLWLIAQHPALIHGYRKAVLTPNHGEFTRLSDAVLRDLVDGSDHREAVRRLSQALGNVTVVRKGERDVMSDGEHVLECAHEGSSRRCGGQGDLLSGALGVLVHWALHAGPEKTNGSSPLLLAALGACSLTRQCGHQAFQKHGRSTTTTDMIAEVGPAFRRLFET, encoded by the exons ATGGCCACTcgggcgggggccggggctgTGGTCGCCGGCGCGGCCGTGGTCGCGTTGCTGTCGGCCGCGCTCGCGCTCTGCGGGCCGCCGCTGGACGCAG ttttaagaaGAGCATTTTCATTGCATAAACCACATTCAATAACGGAGATGGAAAATACTTTACAGCTGGTGAGGAATATCATCCCTCCTCTAACCACCAAGAAGCACAAAGGTCAGGACGGAAGAATAGGTATAGTCGGAGGCTGCCAGGA GTACACGGGAGCCCCCTACTTCGCAGCAATTTCCGCTCTCAAAGTG GGTGCAGATCTATCGCACGTGTTCTGCACGCGGGAGGCTGCACCCGTGATCAAGTCGTACAGCCCGGAGCTGATCGTTCACCCCGTTCT CGACAGCCCCAGTGCCGTGCGGGACGTGGAGACATGGTTGCCCCGACTGCACGCCCTGGTGGTAGGACCCGGCCTGGGCAGAGACAACGTTCTTCTCGAAAACGTTAAG GGCATTTTAGAAGCATCCAAGGCCAGGGATGTCCCCATCATCATCGATGCG GACGGGCTGTGGCTCATTGCTCAGCACCCGGCCCTCATCCACGGCTACCGGAAGGCCGTTCTCACTCCCAACCACGGGGAATTCACCAGACTCTCTGACGCCGTG CTTAGGGACCTTGTGGACGGCAGTGATCATCGTGAAGCCGTACGGAGACtcagccaggccctggggaacgTGACCGTGGTCCGGAAAGGGGAGCGGGACGTGATGTCTGACGGTGAACACG TGCTCGAGTGTGCCCACGAAGGCAGCAGCCGCAGGTGTGGCGGCCAGGGAGACCTGCTGTCGGGCGCCCTGGGTGTCCTGGTGCACTGGGCGCTACACGCCGGCCCTGAGAAGACAAACGG GTCCAGCCCTCTGCTCCTGGCCGCCCTGGGCGCATGCTCTCTCACACGCCAGTGCGGCCACCAGGCTTTCCAGAAGCACGGCcgctccaccaccaccaccgacATGATCGCGGAGGTCGGGCCTGCGTTCCGCAGACTCTTCGAAACCTGA